In the Populus trichocarpa isolate Nisqually-1 chromosome 1, P.trichocarpa_v4.1, whole genome shotgun sequence genome, one interval contains:
- the LOC7487061 gene encoding calpain-type cysteine protease DEK1 isoform X1, with translation MEGDQHGIVLACAISGTLFAVLGSASFSILWAVNWRPWRIYSWIFARKWPHILQGPQLGILCRFLSLSAWMIVVSPVLMLVMWGSWLIVVLNRDIIGLAVIMAGTALLLAFYSIMLWWRTQWQSSRAVAILLLLAVALLCAYELCAVYVTAGKNASERYSPSGFFFGVSAIALAINMLFICRMVFNGNGLDVDEYVRRAYKFAYSDCIEMGPIPCSPEPPEPNELYPRQSSRASHLGLLYFGSLVVLLVYSILYGLTATEARWLGFITSAAVIILDWNMGACLYGFQLLQSRVVALFVAGTSRVFLFCFGVHYWYLGHCISYAIVASVLLGAAVSRHLSVTNPLAARRDALQSTVIRLREGFRRKEQNTSSSSSEGCGSSVKRSSSIEAGPLGNIVDSGNQLAVQCTTDSSNWNNVLCRNASCHEGINSDKSTDSGRPSLALHSSSCRSVVQEPEAGTSGDKKFDLNSSPVVCSSSGLDSQCCESSASTSANQQLLDLNLALAFQERLNDPRITSMLKKRARQGNRELATLLQDKGLDPNFAMMLKEKNLDHTILALLQRNSLDADRDHRDNIDITIVDSNSVDNVMPNQISLSEELRLQGREKWLQLSRFVLHHIAGTPERAWVLFSFIFIVETTILAIVRPKIIKIINTTHQQFELGIAVFLLSLVVCSIMTFLRSLQVEEMAMTSKPRKYGVIAWLLSTGVGLLLSFLSKSSLLLGLSLTVPLMVACLSVAIPIWIHNGYQFWVHQVQSAGHTENHRPPGTKEGIVLIICTIVFIGSVLALGGIVSAKPLDDLGYRALTSGQKSFCSPYASPAYLGWVMASAIALIVTGVLPIISWFATYRFSLSSAVCVGIFAVVLVAFCGTSYLEVVQSRDDQVPTKGDFLAALLPLVCIPALLSLCCGLLKWKDDDWKLSRGVYIFVIIGLLLLLGAISAVIVVVKPWTIGVAFLLILLLIVLAIGVIHHWASNNFYLTRTQMLFVCFLAFLLGLAAFLVGWFEGKPFVGASVGYFSFLFLLAGRALTVLLSPPIVVYSPRVLPVYVYDAHADCGKNVSGAFLMLYGIALATEGWGVVASLNIYPPFAGAAVSAITLVVSFGFAVSRPCLTLKMMEDAVQFLSKDMIVQAITRSATKTRNALSGTYSAPQRSASSTALLVGDPTATRDKAGKLVLPRDDVMKLRDRLRNEELVVGSFLCRMRYQTFRHESVSGVDYRREMCAHARILALEEAIDTEWVYMWDRFGGYLLLLLGLTAQAERVQDEVRLRLFLDSIGFSDLSAKKIKKWMPEDHRQFEIIQESYLREKEMEEEILMQRREEEGRGKERRKALLEKEERKWKEIEASLISTIPNAGSREAAAMTAAVRAVGGDSVLSDSFARERVSSIARRIRTAQLARRALQTGVTGAVCVLDDEPTTSGRHCGEIDSSVCQSRKVSFSIAVLIQPESGPVCLLGTEFQKKECWEILVAGAEQGIEAGQVGLRLITKGDRQTTVAKEWSISATSIADGRWHIVTMTVDADLGEATCYLDGGFDGFQTGLPLSVGSSIWEQGTEVWVGVRPPIDVDAFGRSDSEGAESKMHIMDVFLWGRCLTEDEIASLHTAIGSTEFGMIDYPEDNWQWADSPPRVDEWDSDPADVDLYDRDDVDWDGQYSSGRKRRSDREGVTIDVDSFARRFRKPRIETQEEINQRMLSVELAVKEALCARGEAHFTDQEFPPNDQSLYMDPRNPPSKLQVVSEWMRPVEIVKESHLDSHPCLFSGAANPSDVCQGHLGDCWFLSAVAVLTEVSRISEVIITPEYNEEGIYTVRFCIQGDWVPVVVDDWIPCESPGKPAFATSQKGNELWVSILEKAYAKLHGSYEALEGGLVQDALVDLTGGAGEEIDMRSAQAQIDLASGRLWSQLLRFKQEGFLLGAGSPSGSDVQVSSSGIVQGHAYSLLQVREVDGHKLVQIRNPWANEVEWNGPWSDSSPEWTDRMKHKLKHVPQSKDGIFWMSWQDFQIHFRSIYICRVYPTEMRYSVHGQWRGYSAGGCQDYASWNQNPQFRLRATGPDASLPIHVFITLTQGVSFSRTAAGFRNYQSSHDSMMFYIGMRILKTRGRRASYNIYLHESVGGTDYVNSREISCEMVLDPDPKGYTIVPTTIHPGEEAPFVLSVFTKASVTLEAL, from the exons ATGGAAGGCGACCAGCATGGGATTGTACTGGCCTGTGCTATTTCAGGGACCCTTTTCGCGGTTTTGGGTTCAGCTTCGTTCTCGATTCTATGGGCAGTGAATTGGAGGCCATGGAGGATTTATAG CTGGATCTTTGCCAGAAAATGGCCACATATCTTACAAGGTCCTCAGCTGGGCATATTGTGTcgttttctctctctatctgcATGGATGATTGTTGTATCTCCAGTTCTAATGCTTGTCATGTGGGGAAGCTGGTTAATTGTAGTATTGAATCGGGATATAATTGGTCTGGCTGTAATCATGGCTGGAACTGCTCTTCTATTGGCATTCTATTCAATCATGCTCTGGTGGAGAACACAATGGCAAAGTTCAA GAGCAGTTGCTATTCTTCTTCTGCTGGCTGTTGCCTTGCTCTGTGCATACGAACTATGTGCTGTGTATGTTACTGCTGGTAAAAATGCATCTGAGCGATATTCACCCTCTGGTTTCTTTTTTGGTGTATCAGCAATTGCTTTGGCAATTAACATGCTCTTTATTTGCCGAATGGTCTTTAATG GGAATGGCTTAGATGTGGATGAGTATGTGCGGAGGGCATACAAATTTGCTTATAGTGATTGTATAGAAATGGGTCCAATTCCTTGCTCACCAGAGCCACCTGAACCCAATGAATTATACCCTCGGCAATCCAGTAG GGCTTCACATCTTGGACTTCTATACTTTGGTTCGCTTGTGGTTCTGCTTGTGTATTCCATTTTATATGGTTTGACAGCAACAGAAGCACGCTGGCTTGGATTCATTACATCAGCTGCTGTCATTATTCTCG ATTGGAACATGGGAGCATGCTTGTATGGGTTTCAGCTTCTTCAAAGCCGTGTGGTGGCACTTTTTGTTGCGGGCACATCCcgagtttttcttttctgcttTGGGGTGCATTACTG GTACTTGGGCCATTGCATTAGTTATGCTATTGTAGCATCTGTTCTGTTAGGTGCTGCTGTTTCTCGTCATTTGTCAGTCACAAATCCTTTAGCTGCTAGAAGAGATGCCTTACAGAGCACAGTGATTCGCCTTAGAGAGGGTTTTCGCAGAAAGGAACAGAACACTTCATCCAGCTCTTCTGAAGGTTGTGGCTCAAGTGTAAAACGTAGTAGTAGTATTGAAGCAGGTCCACTTGGTAATATTGTTGACTCTGGTAACCAGTTGGCAGTGCAGTGCACAACTGATTCTAGTAACTGGAATAATGTTCTATGCCGAAATGCTAGTTGTCATGAGGGGATCAACAGTGATAAAAGCACAGATAGTGGAAGGCCGAGTTTAGCATTACATAGCAGTTCTTGTCGTTCAGTTGTCCAGGAGCCTGAAGCTGGGACATCTGGGGATAAAAAATTTGATCTGAATAGTTCCCCAGTGGTTTGCTCTAGCAGTGGTCTTGATAGCCAATGCTGTGAGTCTAGTGCATCGACTTCTGCAAATCAACAACTGTTAGATTTGAACCTTGCTCTTGCTTTTCAGGAAAGGTTGAATGATCCGAGGATTACCTCTATGCTGAAAAAGAGGGCAAGGCAAGGCAACAGAGAACTGGCTACTTTACTTCAGGATAAAGGACTGGATCCTAATTTTGCCATGATGTTGAAGGAGAAGAACTTGGACCACACTATTCTGGCATTACTCCAGAGGAACAGTTTGGATGCAGATAGAGATCATCGTGACAATATTGACATCACAATTGTTGACTCAAATAGTGTTGACAATGTTATGCCCAATCAAATTTCTCTTTCAGAAGAACTAAGGCTTCAGGGGCGTGAAAAGTGGCTTCAATTGTCTAGATTTGTTCTGCATCACATAGCAGGTACTCCTGAGCGAGCATGGGTTCTCTTTAGTTTCATCTTCATTGTGGAAACGACTATTCTGGCAATTGTTCGGCccaagataataaaaattataaatactacACATCAACAG TTTGAGCTTGGCATTGCAGTATTTCTTCTATCTCTTGTTGTTTGCTCAATCATGACTTTCCTTCGGTCACTTCAAGTAGAAGAAATGGCCATGACATCAAAACCTCGCAAG TATGGTGTTATTGCTTGGCTGCTCAGCACTGGTGTTGGATTGTTGCTTTCCTTCTTGAG CAAATCATCACTGCTTCTTGGATTGTCCTTGACTGTCCCACTCATGGTGGCTTGTCTTTCTGTTGCCATTCCTATTTGGATTCACAATGGCTACCAGTTTTGGGTTCATCAAGTGCAGTCTGCAGGTCATACTGAAAACCATCGTCCTCCTGGGACAAAGGAG GGTATTGTTCTTATTATTTGTACAATAGTATTTATTGGATCTGTGTTAGCTCTGGGTGGAATTGTGTCTGCAAAGCCTCTGGATGATTTAGGATACAGGGCATTGACCAGTGGCCAAAAAAGCTTTTGTTCTCCTTATGCATCACCAGCATACCTTGGTTGGGTGATGGCATCTGCAATTGCCTTAATAGTCACTGGTGTGTTACCAATTATTTCATGGTTTGCTACATATCGGTTTTCCCTGTCTTCTGCTGTATGTGTTGGGATATTTGCAG TTGTTCTCGTGGCATTTTGTGGCACATCCTATTTGGAAGTAGTCCAATCCAGGGATGACCAGGTTCCAACAAAGGGTGATTTTCTTGCGGCCCTACTTCCTCTTGTGTGCATTCCAGCATTGCTATCACTTTGCTGTGGATTGCTTAAATG gaAAGATGATGACTGGAAACTTTCTCGAggtgtatatatatttgttattattggTCTTCTGCTGCTGCTTGGTGCAATATCTGCTGTTATAGTTGTGGTTAAGCCATGGACT ATAGGGGTGGCATTCCTCTTAATTCTTCTCCTGATCGTACTAGCTATTGGTGTTATCCATCACTGGGCTTCAAACAATTTCTATTTGACCAGGACACAGATGCTCTTTGTTTGTTTCCTCGCTTTTCTTTTGGGCTTGGCTGCATTTCTTGTTGGATGGTTTGAAG GCAAGCCTTTTGTGGGAGCATCTGTtggttatttttcatttctgtttcttcttgCTGGACGAGCATTGACT GTCCTTCTGTCACCACCCATTGTAGTTTATTCACCACGAGTACTGCCTGTTTATGTTTATGATGCCCATGCAGATTGTGGAAAGAATGTCAG CGGTGCATTTCTCATGCTTTATGGGATTGCTTTGGCAACCGAAGGATGGGGTGTTGTTGCCAGTTTGAATATTTATCCACCATTTGCTGGTGCTGCTGTATCTGCAATTACTCTTGTTGTATCCTTTGGGTTTGCAGTCTCTCGTCCATGCCTGACTCTAAAG ATGATGGAAGATGCAGTTCAATTTCTCAGCAAGGATATGATTGTTCAAGCAATTACACGATCTGCCACTAAg ACAAGAAATGCTTTGTCCGGAACATATTCAGCTCCTCAACGGTCTGCTAGTTCAACTGCTCTTTTGGTTGGGGACCCTACTGCTACACGTGATAAGGCAGGAAAACTTGTGCTTCCTAGAGATGATGTCATGAAATTGCGAGATCGTCTAAGAAATGAGGAATTAGTAGTAGGATCTTTCCTCTGCAGGATGAGATACCAGACATTTCGCCATGAATCAGTCAGTGGTGTAGATTACAGAAGGGAAATGTGTGCACATGCTCGGATTTTGGCTTTAGAAGAGGCAATTGATACTGAATGGGTGTACATGTGGGATAGATTTGGTGGTTACCTGCTTCTTCTGCTTGGCTTGACTGCTCAGGCAGAAAGAGTACAG GATGAGGTACGCTTGAGGCTTTTTCTTGACAGCATAGGTTTCTCTGACCTAAGtgccaagaaaattaaaaagtggATGCCAGAGGACCATAGGCAATTTGAAATTATTCAGGAGAG CTATCTGAGAGAAAAGGAGATGGAAGAGGAAATCTTAATGCAAAGACGTGAAGAGGAGGGGAGAGGTAAAGAAAGAAGGAAGGCCCTTTTGGAGAAGGAAGAGCGCAAATGGAAGGAGATTGAAGCTTCTCTCATTTCCACTATTCCTAATGCTGGCAGCAGGGAGGCAGCAGCTATGACAGCTGCAGTGCGTGCTGTGGGAGGTGATTCTGTTCTCAGCGATTCCTTTGCACGAGAAAGGGTTTCAAGCATTGCACGTAGGATACGCACAGCTCAATTAGCTCGCCGAGCATTGCAG ACCGGAGTTACAGGTGCTGTATGTGTTCTTGATGATGAACCAACCACAAGTGGCAGGCACTGTGGCGAGATCGATTCCAGTGTATGTCAAAGTCGAAAGGTCAGCTTTTCCATTGCAGTTTTGATCCAACCTGAGTCTGGACCAGTTTGCCTTTTGGGCACTGAATTTCAGAAGAAAGAATGCTGGGAAATTCTGGTGGCTGGTGCTGAGCAAGGTATTGAGGCTGGACAGGTTGGGCTTAGATTAATTACTAAAGGTGATAGGCAGACAACTGTTGCCAAGGAGTGGAGTATCAGTGCAACAAGTATTGCTGATGGAAG ATGGCATATTGTGACAATGACAGTTGATGCTGATTTGGGTGAAGCAACTTGCTATTTGGATGGTGGCTTTGATGGCTTCCAAACTGGGCTACCATTGTCTGTGGGCAGTAGCATCTGGGAACAGGGGACAGAAGTTTGGGTCGGTGTTAGGCCACCAATAGATGTGGATGCATTTGGAAGATCAGATAGCGAAGGAGCTGAGTCTAAGATGCATATAATGGATGTTTTCTTATGGGGAAGGTGCTTAACTGAAGATGAGATTGCCTCTCTTCACACTGCTATAGGCTCAACGGAGTTTGGTATGATTGACTACCCTGAAGATAACTGGCAATGGGCAGATTCACCCCCCAGA GTTGATGAGTGGGATAGTGATCCTGCAGATGTAGATCTTTATGATAGGGATGATGTAGACTGGGACGGGCAATATTCAAGTGGGAGGAAAAGGAGGTCAGATCGTGAAGGAGTGACGATAGATGTTGATTCTTTTGCTAGGAGGTTTAGGAAACCTAGGATAGAAACACAAGAAGAAATTAATCAACGGATGCTTTCAGTTGAATTGGCTGTTAAGGAAGCCTTGTGTGCTAGAGGAGAAGCACATTTTACTGACCAGGAGTTTCCTCCAAATGATCAATCGTTATACATGGATCCTAGAAATCCCCCTTCAAAGTTGCAG GTTGTCTCTGAGTGGATGCGGCCTGTGGAAATAGTCAAGGAAAGCCATCTAGACTCCCACCCGTGTTTGTTTTCTGGGGCAGCAAATCCCTCTGATGTTTGTCAG GGTCATTTAGGTGATTGTTGGTTTCTAAGTGCTGTTGCTGTTCTAACGGAGGTATCACGAATATCAGAAGTGATTATTACCCCAGAGTATAATGAGGAAGGAATTTACACAGTTCGCTTTTGTATTCAG GGTGACTGGGTCCCAGTCGTTGTTGATGATTGGATTCCATGTGAATCACCAGGTAAACCCGCATTTGCTACCAGCCAGAAGGGTAATGAACTCTGGGTTTCTATATTGGAGAAAGCATACGCCAAATTGCATGGTTCTTATGAGGCACTGGAAGGTGGGCTTGTTCAGGATGCTCTTGTGGATCTCACTGGAGGTGCTGGCGAGGAGATTGACATGAGGAGTGCTCAGGCCCAGATTGATCTTGCAAGTGGTAGACTGTGGTCTCAATTGTTGCGCTTTAAACAAGAAGGCTTTCTATTGGGTGCAGGGAGTCCATCAGGTTCTGATGTCCAGGTTTCCTCAAGTGGTATTGTGCAGGGCCATGCGTACTCTTTGCTGCAG GTAAGAGAGGTGGATGGCCATAAGCTTGTTCAAATTCGAAATCCATGGGCTAATGAAGTTGAGTGGAATGGACCTTGGTCTGACTCATCTCCTGAATGGACTGATAGGATGAAGCACAAATTAAAGCATGTTCCACAG TCCAAGGATGGTATATTCTGGATGTCCTGGCAAGACTTTCAAATCCACTTCCGGTCAATATATATATGCCGTGTCTACCCCACTGAGATGCGGTATTCTGTCCATGGTCAATGGCGAGGCTACAGTGCTGGTGGATGCCAAGATTATGCTTCCTGGAATCAAAATCCACAGTTCCGATTGAGGGCCACTGGTCCAGATGCATCATTACCAATTCATGTGTTCATCACTTTAACTCAG GGTGTGAGTTTCTCTAGAACAGCAGCTGGTTTCAGAAATTACCAATCTAGTCATGATTCAATGATGTTCTACATTGGAATGAGGATTCTGAAAACACGTGGTCGTCGTGCTTCCTACAACATTTACCTACATGAATCAGTTGGCGGGACAGATTATGTCAATTCTCGAGAAATATCGTGTGAAATGGTTTTGGATCCTGATCCAAAAGGTTACACAATCGTACCTACAACTATACATCCCGGTGAAGAAGCACCATTTGTTCTCTCTGTTTTCACCAAAGCATCAGTTACCCTGGAAGCTTTGTAA